From one Pseudothermotoga sp. genomic stretch:
- a CDS encoding 4Fe-4S binding protein, giving the protein MLKSLTEAYDFLEKQKEFRRWKLQNLSVYVCVGTGCTAKGAMKVYNKFKEVIEREGLNEKVNLHKIDEAFHNGVLRKTGCCGRCSSGPLVSVQPYGYFYAHVGVEDVEKIVERTLKRGEVVEELLLIDFETNRRVKSIEDTSLYKRQNFYIMEDIGKSECDSIEDYMGRGGYSSLLKVLSSMNPEEVIELVKASGLRGRGGGGFPTGLKWEATRKSKSQIKFVVCNGDEGDPGAFMNRTLLERDPHLVLEGMIIAAYAIGAQKGYAYVRAEYPIAIQMLQKAIEDAKRFGFLGENILGTGFSFDLEIKEGAGAFVCGEETALLASIEGKRGMPRPRPPYPAESGLWGYPTLINNVETYANVPRIIRDGAEKYRKLGTANSPGTKMFSVTGPVRMTGIVEVQFGTTLRQIIYDICGGLASGEKVKAVQIGGPSGACLPPEYLDMPLDYDTLKSIDAMVGSGGIVVISDKTCMVEVARFFLDFTKRESCGKCIPCREGTAQAYRILEKFVNARANEEDLKNLEFLAKLIKTASLCGLGKTAPNPILSTMRWFRSEYEAHLRGVCPSGTCTAFKKYLVDEKSCKGCGLCARLCPQNAIVGERGKPHTIDISKCIKCGLCAEKCRFKAIKVA; this is encoded by the coding sequence GTGAAGGCCTCAATGAGAAAGTGAATCTCCACAAGATAGATGAGGCTTTTCATAACGGTGTTTTGAGAAAAACTGGTTGCTGTGGGCGTTGTTCTTCAGGTCCGCTCGTGAGTGTTCAACCTTATGGTTATTTTTACGCTCATGTGGGTGTCGAAGATGTAGAAAAGATAGTCGAACGCACGCTCAAAAGGGGAGAAGTCGTTGAGGAACTGTTACTGATAGATTTTGAGACGAATCGTCGCGTCAAATCTATAGAGGATACCAGCCTCTACAAAAGACAGAACTTTTACATCATGGAAGATATAGGTAAAAGTGAGTGTGACAGCATAGAAGATTACATGGGTAGAGGCGGTTATTCCTCACTCTTGAAGGTCCTCTCTTCAATGAACCCTGAAGAAGTGATCGAGCTTGTGAAAGCATCTGGCCTTCGTGGCAGAGGTGGAGGAGGTTTTCCAACCGGTTTGAAATGGGAGGCAACCAGAAAGAGCAAATCTCAAATCAAGTTCGTGGTTTGCAACGGTGATGAAGGAGATCCTGGGGCGTTCATGAACAGGACTCTGCTCGAAAGAGATCCACACTTGGTTTTGGAAGGTATGATCATCGCTGCGTACGCGATCGGAGCACAAAAAGGTTACGCATACGTGCGCGCAGAGTATCCGATCGCAATACAAATGTTACAGAAAGCTATAGAAGATGCGAAACGTTTCGGTTTTCTCGGCGAAAACATTCTTGGAACAGGATTTTCGTTCGATCTTGAGATCAAAGAAGGTGCAGGTGCTTTCGTTTGCGGTGAGGAAACTGCCCTACTTGCTTCTATAGAGGGAAAAAGAGGTATGCCCAGGCCTAGACCTCCATATCCAGCAGAATCCGGACTGTGGGGATATCCAACGCTGATCAACAATGTTGAAACCTACGCAAATGTACCGAGGATAATTCGCGATGGTGCTGAGAAGTACAGAAAGCTTGGAACTGCCAATTCCCCCGGCACGAAAATGTTTTCTGTGACTGGTCCTGTGAGGATGACAGGCATCGTCGAGGTGCAGTTCGGAACGACGTTGAGACAGATCATATACGACATTTGTGGTGGTTTGGCGAGCGGCGAGAAGGTCAAGGCAGTTCAAATAGGTGGTCCTTCGGGTGCATGTTTGCCTCCAGAATATCTCGACATGCCTCTAGACTACGATACGCTCAAATCCATTGACGCGATGGTTGGATCGGGTGGTATCGTGGTTATCAGCGATAAAACGTGCATGGTGGAAGTTGCTAGGTTCTTCTTGGATTTCACCAAGAGAGAATCTTGTGGAAAGTGCATACCTTGTCGTGAAGGCACGGCACAGGCCTACAGAATTTTAGAAAAGTTTGTGAACGCTAGGGCGAATGAAGAAGATTTGAAAAACCTCGAATTTTTGGCAAAATTGATCAAAACGGCTTCACTCTGCGGTCTAGGCAAGACCGCCCCCAATCCCATACTGAGCACCATGCGATGGTTCAGATCCGAATATGAAGCTCATTTACGTGGCGTCTGTCCTAGTGGTACTTGCACCGCCTTCAAAAAATACTTGGTGGATGAGAAATCTTGCAAAGGTTGTGGGCTCTGTGCGCGCCTTTGTCCACAGAATGCGATCGTGGGAGAACGTGGTAAACCACACACTATAGATATCAGTAAGTGCATCAAGTGTGGTCTGTGTGCTGAAAAATGCAGATTCAAAGCGATAAAGGTCGCGTGA